One window of the Cryptococcus neoformans var. grubii H99 chromosome 12, complete sequence genome contains the following:
- a CDS encoding UDP-glucose 4-epimerase — translation MVFEQTRVTMNQTSTSSLSVHGQPLKNVLVTGGLGYIGSHVVLSLLVSGRYLPIIIDNAHNAYPQALERCNQIAQNEVGPHAPKPLYHQCDIRNAEEIDKVFKQYQSKGGIWAVIHLAALKAVGESSEIPLDYYEVNVGGSISLLKIMQRFQTNNLVFSSSATVYGTPAMIPIPETSEIIPESVYGRTKAITEEVIRDVCRADAAKAGIQGLKAISVRYFNPAGAHLSGQLGEEPKGRPGNLLPILAQIAVGRSSSDLKVFGNDYPTRDGTCLRDYLHIMDLAEGHLLGLDALAKSEITTQSSGIFHSVDTKKNGYFRAFNLGRGKGITVLEMINEMKIATGYGYQYEIVERRSGDVPDLTADPRLAKEELGFIARRGLQEMCQDLWRFQSRNVAGYSS, via the exons ATGGTTTTTGAACAGACTCGAGTTACCATGAACCAAACGTCGACATCAAGCTTGTCTGTCCATGGACAGCCTTTGAAA AACGTCCTTGTCACCGGTGGACTCGGATACATAGGATCTCACGTTGTCCTCTCACTTCTGGTCTCTGGTCGCTACTtgcccatcatcattgacAATGCGCACAACGCATACCCTCAAGCTCTCGAGCGCTGCAATCAAATAGCCCAAAATGAAGTAGG CCCACATGCTCCCAAACCCCTTTACCACCAGTGCGATATTCGTAACGCGGAAGAAATCGACAAGGTGTTCAAGCAATATCAGTCAAAAGGCGGCATATGGGCGGTAATCCACCTAGCTGCACTCAAAGCAGTCGGAGAATCGAGTGAGATTCCGTTAGATTATTACGAGGTCAACGTCGGGGGGTCAATCTCGCTCCTGAAG ATTATGCAACGATTCCAAACCAACAACCTTGTCTTCTCGTCATCCGCCACCGTCTACGGCACCCCAGCGATGATTCCAATCCCCGAGACCTCTGAGATCATACCTGAATCTGTGTATGGGCGTACCAAGGCGATCACAGAGGAAGTGATCCGAGACGTATGCCGGGCTGACGCAGCCAAGGCTGGCATTCAAGGTCTCAAAGCGATAAGCGTGAGATATTTTAA CCCGGCTGGGGCTCATCTGTCCGGCCAGCTAGGGGAAGAGCCTAAAGGCCGCCCAGGTAACCTACTTCCAATTCTAGCTCAGATCGCGGTGGGGagatcatcatctgatCTCAAGGTTTTTGGGAATGACTACCCTACCAG AGACGGCACATGTCTTCGGGATTATCTTCACATCATGGACCTTGCTGAGGGCCATCTCCTCGGGCTTGACGCTCTCGCCAAGTCAGAAATCACAACTCAAAGTTCAGGTATCTTCCACTCAGTTGATACGAAGAAAAACGGGTATTTCCGCGCATTCAACCTGGGGAGAGGCAAGGGTATCACCGTTCTTGAGATGATTAACGAGATGAAAATCGCAACAGGATATGGGTACCAGTACGAAATCGTGGAACGAAG ATCCGGTGACGTTCCGGACTTGACAGCCGACCCTCGACTggcgaaagaagagcttggATTCATTGCGCGCAGAGGTCTGCAGGAGATGTGCCAAGATCTTTGGCGATTCCAGTCGAGAAACGTTGCCGGATATTCG
- a CDS encoding UDP-glucose 4-epimerase, variant, with amino-acid sequence MNPHAPKPLYHQCDIRNAEEIDKVFKQYQSKGGIWAVIHLAALKAVGESSEIPLDYYEVNVGGSISLLKIMQRFQTNNLVFSSSATVYGTPAMIPIPETSEIIPESVYGRTKAITEEVIRDVCRADAAKAGIQGLKAISVRYFNPAGAHLSGQLGEEPKGRPGNLLPILAQIAVGRSSSDLKVFGNDYPTRDGTCLRDYLHIMDLAEGHLLGLDALAKSEITTQSSGIFHSVDTKKNGYFRAFNLGRGKGITVLEMINEMKIATGYGYQYEIVERRSGDVPDLTADPRLAKEELGFIARRGLQEMCQDLWRFQSRNVAGYSS; translated from the exons ATGAA CCCACATGCTCCCAAACCCCTTTACCACCAGTGCGATATTCGTAACGCGGAAGAAATCGACAAGGTGTTCAAGCAATATCAGTCAAAAGGCGGCATATGGGCGGTAATCCACCTAGCTGCACTCAAAGCAGTCGGAGAATCGAGTGAGATTCCGTTAGATTATTACGAGGTCAACGTCGGGGGGTCAATCTCGCTCCTGAAG ATTATGCAACGATTCCAAACCAACAACCTTGTCTTCTCGTCATCCGCCACCGTCTACGGCACCCCAGCGATGATTCCAATCCCCGAGACCTCTGAGATCATACCTGAATCTGTGTATGGGCGTACCAAGGCGATCACAGAGGAAGTGATCCGAGACGTATGCCGGGCTGACGCAGCCAAGGCTGGCATTCAAGGTCTCAAAGCGATAAGCGTGAGATATTTTAA CCCGGCTGGGGCTCATCTGTCCGGCCAGCTAGGGGAAGAGCCTAAAGGCCGCCCAGGTAACCTACTTCCAATTCTAGCTCAGATCGCGGTGGGGagatcatcatctgatCTCAAGGTTTTTGGGAATGACTACCCTACCAG AGACGGCACATGTCTTCGGGATTATCTTCACATCATGGACCTTGCTGAGGGCCATCTCCTCGGGCTTGACGCTCTCGCCAAGTCAGAAATCACAACTCAAAGTTCAGGTATCTTCCACTCAGTTGATACGAAGAAAAACGGGTATTTCCGCGCATTCAACCTGGGGAGAGGCAAGGGTATCACCGTTCTTGAGATGATTAACGAGATGAAAATCGCAACAGGATATGGGTACCAGTACGAAATCGTGGAACGAAG ATCCGGTGACGTTCCGGACTTGACAGCCGACCCTCGACTggcgaaagaagagcttggATTCATTGCGCGCAGAGGTCTGCAGGAGATGTGCCAAGATCTTTGGCGATTCCAGTCGAGAAACGTTGCCGGATATTCG